In the Burkholderia contaminans genome, AACGCGTTGTCCAGGAAAGCCCTGCTTGATTCCGCGGGCTGGCCGGACGGCCATTTCGTCTCCGGATCGAGACGTTTTATGTAGAATCCTCAGACAACGACCGGCGCGGGCCCGCCAGTCTCCGGCGGACCCGCGTCCGGCGGCGCAATCCGGCCGATGGCACGAAACCTGCACGAACCTGAGCCGGTCCGCGGCGCGTCCCGCGATCGAACAACAACCAAAGCCATTAGGAGACTCCCTTGTCTTTCGTGATCGTCCTCGCCGCGCTGGCGTTCCTGATGTTTGCCGCGTATCGCGGCTACAGCGTGATCCTGTTCGCGCCGATCGCCGCACTCGGCGCGGTGCTCCTGACCGAACCCGCCGCCGTCGCACCGGTCTTCTCCGGCATCTTCATGGAGAAGATGGTCGGCTTCGTCAAACTGTATTTCCCGGTGTTCATGCTCGGCGCAGTGTTCGGCAAGGTGATCGAACTCTCCGGATTCTCCGAGTCGATCGTCCACGCGGCGATCCGCTACATCGGCCGTTCACGCGCGAATGCGGTGATCGTCGCGGTGTGTGCGCTGCTCACCTATGGCGGCGTATCGCTGTTCGTCGTGGTGTTCGCGGTGTATCCGTTCGCGGCCGAACTCTATCGCCAGAGCAACATCCCGAAACGGCTGATGCCCGGCGCGATCGCGCTCGGCGCATTCTCGTTCACGATGGATTCGCTGCCCGGCACGCCGCAGATCCAGAACATCATCCCGACCACGTTCTTCAAGACGACCGCCTGGGCCGCGCCGGTGCTCGGCACGATCGGCTCGCTGTTCATCATCGTCGTCGGCCTCACGTATCTCGAATGGCGCCGCCGTTCGGCGATGGCGAAGGGTGAAGGCTACGGCACGTCGCTCGTCAACGAGCCGGAACGCGTCGAGACCACGTCGCTGCCGCATCCCGCGCTCGCGATCCTGCCGCTGATCCTGGTCGGCGTGTCGAACTTCGCGTTCACGAAGCTGATTCCGCAGTGGTACGGCGCCGCGTCGTACACGGTCGCGCCGGAAGTGCTGCCCGGCGTGCACGCGCCGGTCACGACGTCGATCAAGACTGTCGTCGCGATCTGGTCGGTCGAGGCTGCACTGCTGCTCGGCATCGTGCTGGTCGTACTGACCGCATTCAAGCGGGTGAGCGGGCGCTTCGCGGCCGGCTCGAAGGCCGCCGTCGCCGGTGCGCTGCTCGCCGCGATGAACACCGCGTCGGAATACGGCTTCGGCGGCGTGATCGCCGCGCTGCCGGGCTTCCTCGTCGTCAGCGATGCACTGAAGAGCATCCCGAACCCGCTCGTCAACGCGGCCGTGTCGGTCAGCTCGCTCGCCGGTATCACGGGCTCGGCGTCGGGTGGGATGAGCATCGCGCTCGCCGCGATGTCGGACCTGTTCATCAAAGGGGCGCAAGCCGCGAATATCCCGCTGGACGTGCTGCACCGGGTCGTCGCGATGGCCAGCGGCGGCATGGACACGCTGCCGCACAACGGCGCGGTGATCACGCTGCTCGCGGTCACGGGCCTCACGCACCGCGAGTCGTATCGCGACATCTTCGCGGTCACGATCATCAAGACACTCGCGGTGTTCTTCGTGATCGCCGTGTACTACGCGACCGGGCTCGTGTAACACCCCGCAGCGGCCCGTTTCCGGGCCGCCGTCCGCCGGCCGCGTCGACGCGGCCGGCTTCTCCTCCGCTCCTCCCCCTTTTTGCCGCATGCCGCCCGGGCGCGCTCGCCGGCTCGCTCATTGTTATCCGCAGCAAAACACTACGTTGGTCGCAGCGGCATTTTTCGCGCGTCGGGCGAGGCCTACACTGCTTTCGACGGTGATCGCATGCGATCGTCACCGTCGAAAACCTGGAGGTATCCGCTCATGAACCCGCTCATCCGCACCATCGCCCTCGCTGCCGCCTTCGCCGCGCCCCTCGCCGCGCAGGCGCAAACCAGCCAGCCGCTCACGCGCGCCGAAGTTCATTCCGAAGTGGTTGCACTGAGAAAAGCCGGCTTCCAGCCGAGCGACTGGTTCTACCCGGCCAGCATTCAGGCCGCCGAGGCGAAGATCGCGCGGCAGCAGGGTGCGCCGCGGGCCGCGGGCGCCGGCGACGGCAATCGCGGCGCGTACTCCACGGGCCAATAGTCCGGTTTCGAATCCGCCGGCCGTGCGCGCATCAGCACCACGCTCCCGGCTCGCGGAGCACGCACCGCACCGTCCGCTCAGCGCGGCTCGATGCTCGCTTTCGCGTAGGACTCGCGTTCCAGTTCGAGTATTTCCGCGCTCAGCTGCAGGTGCGTGCCGGGCGGCGCAACGACGTGCCGCTTCAGTTCCGCCAGCACCTGCTCGGAAAATTCACGTTTGACGTCGGTCGTCCGGCCGCTCAGCACCGCGAGCTTCGCGTGGACGAACGCGCGCGGCGCCGGCGACGTGCCGACCGCGAACGTATCGAACCGCAGCGCGCGGCTCTTGATGTCGAGCTCGCTGAAATGACCGGACGCGGCAAGCGCGGCATTGAGCGCGCACAAGGTCGCGCCGGCGTCGAACCCGTCGAGGTTCGCGGAGTATTCGAGCGTCAGGTGGGGCATGGTGTCGGTGGCCTAGTGAGTATCGGGACAAGCGCCGGAAGGCATCCCGAAAGCCCGTGCAGTGCCACCGGATCTATGCCTTGACCGGCTGGATCAGGCGCGCGCAGGCGCTTGCCTGCGGATCGCCGGCGGGCAGTTTCCCACAGATGCCGTCGAACTGCTTCGCGATCGATTTGACCGATGCATCGTGTGCGCCGCTGCCGCGCCAGCGGTTCAGCTGCGTGACGACCTTGGTCAGCGCGCGCAGGTTAGCGCCGTAGAACGCGTCGCGCGTCTTGTCGGCCTGCGCGAGCACGCTCGCGGCAATCCCTTCGATGCGCGCCGAATCGTCCGGCGCCAGCTGGACCGCATTCGCAAAGTAGGTCGCGCCCCAGCGCAGCTTCGTCGCCGGCCCGCTCGCCGAGTCATAGGCCTTGCGGTACCAGTCGAGCGCCGCGGCCTTGTCGCCGCGCGCCTTCGCATTCGCAGCCAGCCCGGACATGAAGTAGTACGGCGTGGCCGAACGCGGCAGCTCGGCCTTCAGCAACGCATCCGACTCGTCGTACAGCCCCGCGTCGGTCAGCGTGTCCGCGCCTTCGCTGACGAGCGCCTGCCGCTCGTACGCATTCGCGGCGCCCTGCACCGACGCGGCGATCTGCTTGCGCGCCGTGTCGGCCAGCGCGGGCGCGGCAAGCGGTGCACCCTTGCTTGCATCGCCGCGCGCGAGCAGCACGCGGCCGTGCAGCGCCATCAGCCGGTCGATCGACGACAGCGTGGTGTCGGTCGACAGGCGCGCAAGCGCCGTGTCATATGCGCCGCGCAATTTCGCACGCTGCGCGTCGTCGCCGCCGAGATACGCGACCACGCGCGCGGGCGCCGCGACCAGCACGTCCGAATCGGCGCGCGACAACACCGGATCCTGCAGCACCGTGCGCAGCGAATCGGCAAGCGCCGCCTTGTCGAGCGCGCCGGCCTGCGCCGGATCGTCGGACGCGGCGACCACGGCCGACTTCAGCGCGAAGCGCGCCGATTCGGCTTTCGCGCCGGCCGCCCGCGCGCGTTGCGCGAGCGTCTGCAGCGTCTCGGCGACGCGATCGGCCGCCACCGGCAGCGCGCCGTCGGTATCCCACGAATAGTCGGCCAGCAGGCGCCATTCGTCCGGCGTCAGCGATGCGCCATTCTTCAGCGCGGTCGTGAGCGTCTGCCGCACCGGGTGCGCGGCCGTCATCCCGAGCGACAGCGCCTGCATGTAGCGATCGAGATCGGCTTCGCCCGGCAGCCGCGTCACTTCGGTGCCGTCGGGGCGGAACAGGATCATCGTCGGATAACCGTGCACCTTGAAACGCTCGCCGAGCTTCTGCGCGCTTTCGGTATCGCCGTCGAGATACACGGGCACGAAGAACGACGAGCGGGCTTTGAATGCCTGCTGGCTGAAGATCGTCGATTTCACCTGGTTGCACGACGGGCACCACACCGCGCCCCAGTAGAGCAGCAGCGGCTTGCCGGTGCGCTTCGCCAATGCGAAGGCGGCGTCGACGTCGCCGTGCTGCCACGCGATGCCGGGCGGCAGGTGCGCGCCATCAGGCGCCGCGCTCGCCACCGGGGCGCCCGTGGGCGTGGCAGCGGCAAGCGCCGCACCCGCGGCGGCGAGCAGGCAGGCGGCAGTCAGATTCCGGAGAGCAGTTTTCATCGAAGCGGGTCCGTTGAAAGAGACGGTTGCGGGAAGGTGCGGCGCGCGAAGCGATGGTTGTGAGTTACAGCCATGAAGCGATGACGCTGAAGCCTGCCGACGTGCAACGCCGCGCGTGATCGTTACGGAAATGCGCACGGCGGCCGAGGCGGCCGGCAAATCCTTTGACGATACGACGGGCACAGCCGGGAGAAAACGAACGAATTCTCGAATGAATATGACGCGCGACATCGCGGCCGAGCGTGCTGTCGGATACGTGGCGGCCGAGCCTTCACTGCCGCGCCTTGATCCGCGCCATGTGATACACGGACTCATGCACGCCGTCGCGCAATGCATAGCCCGGCGATTCACCCTCGACCCGGAAGCCATGCTTCTCGTAGAGCGCGATGGCCGCGCGGTTGTCGGCGAACACGGTCAGCTCGAGACGCGTGATGTTCAGCCAGTTTTCCGCGAGATCGATCGCAGCCGCGAGCAACCGGCTGCCGACGCCGCGCCCGTGGCGCGCCGCGTCGACCATCATGCCGAGCCCTGCTGCATGGCGACGGCGCGGATTCTGTTCGGGATGCAGGCCGAGATGGCCGACCACCACGCCGTCGATTTCGGCGACGAGGCTCACGCCGTGCTCGCGCGCGCCGTCGAGCCGCTTCTGCCATTTCTCGAGCGACGGAAACGGATGCTGCAACGTATTCGCGTACACCGCGGGATGCGCGGCGATTTGCCGGATCGCGTCGACGTCGTGCGTCTCGCTGTGCCGGATCGTGATGTCGGTCATGGGTGGGCCGGTTCCGAAAAGTCGCGCCAGTCGCGCGGGCTGCGCACCTGCGCAGCAACCCGTCGAGCTTATCCGATTTCACGCATTTGAAACACGGGCGCCATGCGATGCCGTTGCACTCGCAACGACATGCGATCACGCCACGCCATCGCGAACAGGAAAAATCCGACCGACTCTCACATCGCAGCCGGTAATTCCTGACCCGTTCCATCGTGCGTCGCTCTCCGATCAATCGTTGCGCGCGCAACGTTACGCGCACGACATGCGATGCCATGTCTTCATCACGTCGACGTCACGGCGTCTCCCTGGACTCGGCGCCGCCCACCCCGGCATGCGCCGGGCCGGCGTGTGCCGACGCTCGCGGGCCATACGACGAAAAGCCCGGTCGACGCGCCGAGCACCGCGCAACAGTCCGCGCCGAAGATCGTGCCGCCGGCCGCGCCGTCGCTGCCCGCCCAGGCGACCGGCGTGCGCCCGTCGCGCGCGCTGCCTTACGAACTGCATGCGAGCGCGCGTGCCGATGCCGGCAACGGCACGGTCACGCTGACGTTCGCGAACACGGGCCGCACCGCCGCCGTGTTTCACGTCTATGACAAGCTGCATCTCGACCGCCTGCCGCGGCGCTACGTCGTCGAACCGGGCAAGACGCTGCACGGCGACTGGGCCGCGCGCGCCGACAACGGCGGTAAATATGACCTGTGGGTGCTGGGCCCGAACGGCTATCACCTCCGCTCCACGGGCGACCTCAGCCGCCTGGCCGGTGCGCGCGCACCGCAGCCGAAAGTTCGCGCCGGCTATGCGGGGGCGAGCGGCAACCTTCACCTGACGCCGCGCCACCACGGCGGCGGCACGGTGCGCTTCACCGTGAAGTCGAATCCGGTCCACGGGCTGCTGTCCGGCCGCGGGGCGCATGACGATCGCGGTCATCGCCAGGGCAACGAAAACGGCAACAGCCACGGTCATGGCCACGGCACCGGTACCACGTGGACGGTGACGGTGCGCGCCGGCGACCAGGCCGAGCTGCACTGGAAACTCGACTCGACCGGCCACGGGTACGACTTCATCGTCACCGCCGACAGCGACGCGAATTTCTCGCGCCGCGTCGCCGACCAGACCGCGTCGAAACCGGCCGCCACTCGGTCAGCGACCCGGCGATGGGGCTCGCCGACCGCTTCCGAGGCCGCCGCGGCGGCACGCGCCGCGCCGCGTGTCGCCGCCCGGGCCGGCCCGGCCGAGAACGGCGGTCAGGCACCGGCCGCGGCTGCGCCCGATCGGGCGCAAACGCCCGCCCCGCGCGGCTCAAACATCTGAAGGATCGGTGGTTCAGCCCTCAATTCCCCCCAACGAAATTGCTCCGAATTGCGGCCCGTTCGCGTTAAACTGCGCCAAGCTGTATTCAAGAAAGACATCTTCGCCACCACGGCATCCACGATACGAGGATAGGTTCGATGCGCACTACCGGCTCATCCGGGGCAATGACCCTGCTCACCGAACACGACCCGACCGACGGTCGCGAACTGCGCTCGCTCCGGCTCGAAGCGACCGGCGACGGCAAGAGCGTGCTGCTGATCGAGATCGACGAACGCAAGCCCGGCATCCACCGCGAAGTCCGCTACGAGATCACGCCGGCCGAACTGATCGCGGCGATCCGCTCGCACGGCGCCGAGCTCCCCGGCGAAAACCACGGCGCCGCGTCGCTCGCCCGCACCTCCTCCTGATTTCGAACGGTGAGCCGCGCGCAACGCACCGGCTCACCGTGCACTCCCTGCGGCCGCCAGGCCCTTTGAGTTATTCCCGCCGCTGACTTGAAAAAGGCCGATAATCGGCCCATCTGCGTGCTTTCCGCGCGCGTTTCCTTTTCGGCCAGCCGTCATGCTCCTCCGTGACCTCGTCGCCCAATACGGGCCGCTTCTCGTCTTCGCCAACGTGCTCGCGGCGGCCATCGGGCTGCCGGTGCCCGCGATGCCGACGCTCGTGTTGTTCGGCGCGATGTCCGCGATGCATCCGGCGATGATCGGCTCGCAACTGGTCACGGTGGTCGCGCTGTCGGTGCTCGGCGCACTGATCGGCGACACCGTGTGGTACCTCGCCGGCCGGCGCTTCGGCGGCACGACGCTGAAGACGATCTGCCGCCTGTCGCTGTCGCGTGACAGCTGCGTGAAGAAAACCGAACGCTTCTTCGGCCGCTATGGCGTGCGGGTGCTCGCCGTCGCACGCTTCATTCCGGGGCTGTCGCTCGTGTCGGTGCCGATGGCCGGCGCGTTCGGCACCCGCTATCGCACGTTCGTCGGCTACGATGCGCTCGGCGCCGCGCTGTGGACGATCGTCGGGCTGATGGTCGGGCTGATATTCGCTCGCCAGATCGACTGGCTGTTCGCCGGTGCGGGCCAGCTCGGCCGCGCGGCGCTGCTGGTGGCCGCCGCGGTGCTGGCGGTGTATGCGGCGATCCGCTGGATGCGCCGCCGCGCGCTGATCCGCCAGCTCGCGAGCGCGCGGGTCGGCGTCGACGAGCTCGACGCGATGCTGCGCGATACGTCCGCGCCGGTGGTCCTCGACGTGCGCTCGCCCGAGCACCGCAAGCTCGACCCGTTCACGATTCCCGGCGCGCAGTTCGCCGACGAACGCCAGATCGGCGACATCGTCTCGCGTTATCCGTTCTCGCAGAAGTTCGTCGTGTACTGCTCGTGCCCGAACGAGTTCACGGCCGCGCTGATGGCGAAGCGCCTGCTCGACGCCGGCTTCACCGATGCGCTCGCGCTGCGCGGCGGCCTCGATGCATGGCGCGATACGGGCCGCCAGCTCACGTCGCTCGTGGAAGACATGCCCGCTGCGAACGATCCGGTCGCGGGGCTGCACAAGCCGGCCTGATCGTTTCGATCGAAGGCCGGCCGTGCGAGGCGGGGGCGCCTGCGCCCCCTGCGATCAGAACGCGTGCAGCGGCAGGTTCACGACCAGGCGGTACTCGGTGTTCGTCGCGTCCGAGTAGTGTGCCGAACCGGCGTGCCACATTGCGATGAACGTGACCTTCGTGTCCTTCAGCTTGCCGCTCTGGAACGTGTACGACGGGATGAAGCCGAACTCGTGGTGACGGCCCTGCACCGGTGCGCCGTTGCTCCAGTAGATGCTCGACTTGCTCGGGTCGTTCGCCGCGCCCGCGCTGCCGTCCGCCCCCCAGCCCGTCACGCCCCAGACCATCGCCTTGAAGCCCGGCAGGCCCGCTTCCTTGCCGTAGAACGTGTAACGCAGCTGCAGCGACTTTTCGTGCGGCGCGTTGTAGTCGACGTCCATCGAGTTGGTCAGGAAGATGCCGTTCGTTTCGTTCAGGTAGTCGAAGAACTGGTCGCCGAGCACCTGCTGGAAGCCGAGCAGCAGCTCGTGCGGGCCGTGCTGCGCGGCCAGCGACAGGCTGTATGCATTGTTGTTGATCTTGCCTTGCAGCGCATCGCCCGTGTCGTGCGTCGAATAGACGTTGCCGAAGCCCGTCCACTTGATCGTCTGCGGGCTGCCGATGCTGTGCTTCACCGACGCGTAGTACTGGTGCCACACGTCGTCGGCCTGGTTCGCGTACAGCGCGATTTCGCCGTTCGGCGAGTAGTCCCACGTGCCGCCGACGTACGACAGGCGGTTGATGCGCGTGCCGCCGTATTGCGTCGTCAGGTTGGTAAGCGTCGTATGGCCACGCGCGTCGGTCTTCGTGAAGCTGCCGGCCTCGAGCATCACGTTCTTGAATTCATTGCTGACGAGCGTCGCACCGAGAAACGTCGGCGGCAGCGCACGGTTGTCGTGCTGCTCCATGAACGGGTTGTCGACGGCCTGCAGACCGTACTTGACCACCGTGTTCGAGATGCGCGCCTTCACGTCGTAGATGCCGGGATAGGCCCACGCGAGCTGGTTGCCGCCACCGCCGCCCTTCGCGATGTGCACCATGCTGCCGGCGCCCTGGCCGCCGTCGAGCTTCAGCGCCGCATACAGCGATGCGTCGAAACCGATACCGATCAGGCCCGTCGTATAGCCCGACTCGAAGTTCGCCATCGCGCCCTGGACCCACGCGTGGCGATGCGGCCCGCCCTTGGCGTCGAGCACGTCCGCATAGTTGCGGAACAGGAAGTTGAGATGGCTGTCGGCGATGAAGCCCTTCGACTGCGACTGCGCCGACGGCTCGTCGGGCGGCGTGACGGCCTGGTTCGCTTCGGCGTTGATGACGGCGTTCGGGGTCGTTGCCTGCGCAACGGTCGTGCCCGGTGCGGCCTGTGCGACCGTCAGCGGGGCGGGGGCCGCGTCGTCGGCGTGCGCGACGCCCGTCAGCGAAACACCGGCGAGTGCCGGCAGCCCCCAGGCAAGCAGCATTTTCGATGCCGTCCCGATCGTCTTCTGTTTTTTCATCGTAATTCTCGTCTTGTGTTGATATCGTCCACGCCGGTTGCGATCCGCGCCCGGCCCCCCGGCGCGCCCGATCAAGGACGCGCCTGTACCCGCGGCGCGAAGATCGTTCGCGCCGCACCTACCCCTGTTGACCTGCCTTGGTTATGTTTGCTGCGTCACTTCAGCTCACGCCACACCCGCGCGGATGCACGCGACACGCGCGGCCGACCCCTGCCGAACTTCCGGCAGCGGCACGTCCTGCGCGCACGCTTCGATCGCGACCGGGCAGCGCGTGCGGAACGCGCAGCCGGACGGCGGGTTGAGCGGCGAGGGCATCTCGCCCGCCAGCAGCATCGGACGGCGAGCACGCTCGCGCGCCGGCTCCGGCGTCGGCGCCGCGTCGAGCAGCGCCTTCGTGTAC is a window encoding:
- a CDS encoding GntP family permease, which gives rise to MSFVIVLAALAFLMFAAYRGYSVILFAPIAALGAVLLTEPAAVAPVFSGIFMEKMVGFVKLYFPVFMLGAVFGKVIELSGFSESIVHAAIRYIGRSRANAVIVAVCALLTYGGVSLFVVVFAVYPFAAELYRQSNIPKRLMPGAIALGAFSFTMDSLPGTPQIQNIIPTTFFKTTAWAAPVLGTIGSLFIIVVGLTYLEWRRRSAMAKGEGYGTSLVNEPERVETTSLPHPALAILPLILVGVSNFAFTKLIPQWYGAASYTVAPEVLPGVHAPVTTSIKTVVAIWSVEAALLLGIVLVVLTAFKRVSGRFAAGSKAAVAGALLAAMNTASEYGFGGVIAALPGFLVVSDALKSIPNPLVNAAVSVSSLAGITGSASGGMSIALAAMSDLFIKGAQAANIPLDVLHRVVAMASGGMDTLPHNGAVITLLAVTGLTHRESYRDIFAVTIIKTLAVFFVIAVYYATGLV
- a CDS encoding DUF4148 domain-containing protein — protein: MNPLIRTIALAAAFAAPLAAQAQTSQPLTRAEVHSEVVALRKAGFQPSDWFYPASIQAAEAKIARQQGAPRAAGAGDGNRGAYSTGQ
- a CDS encoding 5-carboxymethyl-2-hydroxymuconate Delta-isomerase, which produces MPHLTLEYSANLDGFDAGATLCALNAALAASGHFSELDIKSRALRFDTFAVGTSPAPRAFVHAKLAVLSGRTTDVKREFSEQVLAELKRHVVAPPGTHLQLSAEILELERESYAKASIEPR
- a CDS encoding thioredoxin family protein; its protein translation is MKTALRNLTAACLLAAAGAALAAATPTGAPVASAAPDGAHLPPGIAWQHGDVDAAFALAKRTGKPLLLYWGAVWCPSCNQVKSTIFSQQAFKARSSFFVPVYLDGDTESAQKLGERFKVHGYPTMILFRPDGTEVTRLPGEADLDRYMQALSLGMTAAHPVRQTLTTALKNGASLTPDEWRLLADYSWDTDGALPVAADRVAETLQTLAQRARAAGAKAESARFALKSAVVAASDDPAQAGALDKAALADSLRTVLQDPVLSRADSDVLVAAPARVVAYLGGDDAQRAKLRGAYDTALARLSTDTTLSSIDRLMALHGRVLLARGDASKGAPLAAPALADTARKQIAASVQGAANAYERQALVSEGADTLTDAGLYDESDALLKAELPRSATPYYFMSGLAANAKARGDKAAALDWYRKAYDSASGPATKLRWGATYFANAVQLAPDDSARIEGIAASVLAQADKTRDAFYGANLRALTKVVTQLNRWRGSGAHDASVKSIAKQFDGICGKLPAGDPQASACARLIQPVKA
- a CDS encoding GNAT family N-acetyltransferase, whose protein sequence is MTDITIRHSETHDVDAIRQIAAHPAVYANTLQHPFPSLEKWQKRLDGAREHGVSLVAEIDGVVVGHLGLHPEQNPRRRHAAGLGMMVDAARHGRGVGSRLLAAAIDLAENWLNITRLELTVFADNRAAIALYEKHGFRVEGESPGYALRDGVHESVYHMARIKARQ
- a CDS encoding DedA family protein/thiosulfate sulfurtransferase GlpE, translating into MLLRDLVAQYGPLLVFANVLAAAIGLPVPAMPTLVLFGAMSAMHPAMIGSQLVTVVALSVLGALIGDTVWYLAGRRFGGTTLKTICRLSLSRDSCVKKTERFFGRYGVRVLAVARFIPGLSLVSVPMAGAFGTRYRTFVGYDALGAALWTIVGLMVGLIFARQIDWLFAGAGQLGRAALLVAAAVLAVYAAIRWMRRRALIRQLASARVGVDELDAMLRDTSAPVVLDVRSPEHRKLDPFTIPGAQFADERQIGDIVSRYPFSQKFVVYCSCPNEFTAALMAKRLLDAGFTDALALRGGLDAWRDTGRQLTSLVEDMPAANDPVAGLHKPA
- a CDS encoding OprD family porin, yielding MKKQKTIGTASKMLLAWGLPALAGVSLTGVAHADDAAPAPLTVAQAAPGTTVAQATTPNAVINAEANQAVTPPDEPSAQSQSKGFIADSHLNFLFRNYADVLDAKGGPHRHAWVQGAMANFESGYTTGLIGIGFDASLYAALKLDGGQGAGSMVHIAKGGGGGNQLAWAYPGIYDVKARISNTVVKYGLQAVDNPFMEQHDNRALPPTFLGATLVSNEFKNVMLEAGSFTKTDARGHTTLTNLTTQYGGTRINRLSYVGGTWDYSPNGEIALYANQADDVWHQYYASVKHSIGSPQTIKWTGFGNVYSTHDTGDALQGKINNNAYSLSLAAQHGPHELLLGFQQVLGDQFFDYLNETNGIFLTNSMDVDYNAPHEKSLQLRYTFYGKEAGLPGFKAMVWGVTGWGADGSAGAANDPSKSSIYWSNGAPVQGRHHEFGFIPSYTFQSGKLKDTKVTFIAMWHAGSAHYSDATNTEYRLVVNLPLHAF